The segment ACAAAAGAATAAATGCATTCTTAAAGGATGATATAAAAATTGATCACGAGACAAAAGATAGGAGCACAGGTTTTGCTCCTTATCACGGAGATGTCTCTGTGGTTCACCTTCTGGAATTTTTAAGGGATGAAATCGGATTTGAAAATATAAAAATGAAAGTTAAAAGGGATCTTTCAGGCCTTAAAGTAGCTGCTTATTATGGGTGCAGACTTCTGCGTCCCTATTCGGAAATCCTGATGGACAAGCCTGATGATCCTTCGATTTTTGAAGACTTTGTTGAGAGTCTCGGAGCACAGGTTATAGACTTCCCGTTCAGGCAGGAGTGCTGCGGTTCGTACATATCTGTTTCAGAGCCGGATGCTGCTGCAGAAGCATCTTACAGGATTTTACGATCTGCCCGGATCAGCGGAGCGGATGTTATGGTTTTAAGCTGCCCTCTCTGTTATTACAATCTTGACAGAAGACAGGGGCTGATAAAAGATAAGTTCTTGGAGTTCAGCGGTTTTCCTGTTTTGTATTTTACGCAGCTGCTGGCATGGGCGCT is part of the bacterium genome and harbors:
- a CDS encoding CoB--CoM heterodisulfide reductase iron-sulfur subunit B family protein, producing the protein MKVHYYPGCTLKEKAVNLEETTVKAMKILGVDLKEPEGWTCCGAEFPLSEEKIAGLAAPARILRQVESEGGDKVTTTCAFCYNVLKRTNYALLNDPLKHKRINAFLKDDIKIDHETKDRSTGFAPYHGDVSVVHLLEFLRDEIGFENIKMKVKRDLSGLKVAAYYGCRLLRPYSEILMDKPDDPSIFEDFVESLGAQVIDFPFRQECCGSYISVSEPDAAAEASYRILRSARISGADVMVLSCPLCYYNLDRRQGLIKDKFLEFSGFPVLYFTQLLAWAL